In Comamonadaceae bacterium OS-1, a single window of DNA contains:
- the gloB_1 gene encoding hydroxyacylglutathione hydrolase yields MLALPAFADNYIWMVHDGQRALVVDPGDAQPVFHALQQHGLRLEAILVTHHHDDHVGGVDALRDATGATVYGPARERIPAPLHKLNQGDRITALGIAFDVIDVPGHTAGHIAYFAPDWDGAPLLFCGDTLFSGGCGRLFEGTPAQMLASLSTLAALPGNTRVCCTHEYTLGNLKFARVVEPDNAALAQYQAECVAKRAAHVPTLPSSMALELAINPFLRTRCATVQQAAQAFDASTLDEASVLGALRTWKNQFQ; encoded by the coding sequence TTGCTTGCCCTGCCTGCTTTTGCCGATAACTACATCTGGATGGTGCACGACGGACAGCGTGCGCTGGTGGTCGACCCGGGCGATGCACAGCCGGTATTTCACGCGCTGCAGCAGCACGGCCTGCGGTTGGAGGCCATTCTAGTCACGCACCACCATGACGACCATGTGGGTGGCGTGGATGCCTTGCGCGATGCCACCGGGGCCACCGTGTATGGCCCGGCCCGCGAACGCATCCCCGCGCCGCTGCACAAACTCAACCAGGGCGATCGCATCACCGCCCTGGGCATCGCGTTTGATGTCATCGACGTACCCGGCCACACCGCCGGGCACATTGCCTACTTTGCGCCCGACTGGGACGGCGCGCCGCTGCTGTTTTGCGGCGACACCCTGTTTTCGGGCGGCTGCGGGCGCTTGTTCGAGGGTACACCGGCGCAAATGCTGGCCTCGCTCTCCACTTTGGCGGCCCTGCCGGGCAACACCCGGGTATGCTGCACCCACGAATACACATTGGGTAACCTGAAATTTGCCCGGGTTGTGGAACCAGACAACGCCGCACTGGCTCAATACCAGGCCGAATGTGTGGCCAAGCGTGCGGCCCATGTGCCCACCTTGCCCTCCAGCATGGCGCTGGAACTCGCCATCAACCCTTTTTTGCGCACCCGCTGTGCGACGGTCCAACAGGCCGCGCAGGCGTTCGATGCATCCACCCTCGACGAAGCCAGCGTATTGGGCGCACTTCGCACCTGGAAAAACCAGTTTCAATGA
- the rnhA gene encoding ribonuclease HI, translated as MYTDGACKGNPGPGGWGVLLTWGGTEKEMFGGELATTNNRMEMMAVIEGLSALKQPCSITLYIDSQYVLKGMTEWLKGWKSRGWLTASKEPVKNVDLWQRLDALVNTAGHKIDWRWVKGHAGHPGNERADALANRGVDLALGKR; from the coding sequence ATGTATACCGACGGTGCCTGCAAAGGCAACCCGGGCCCCGGCGGCTGGGGTGTTTTGCTGACCTGGGGCGGCACCGAGAAAGAAATGTTTGGCGGCGAGCTGGCCACCACCAACAACCGCATGGAAATGATGGCCGTGATCGAGGGCCTGAGCGCCCTGAAGCAGCCCTGCAGCATCACCCTGTACATCGATAGCCAGTACGTGCTCAAGGGCATGACCGAATGGCTCAAGGGCTGGAAATCGCGCGGCTGGCTCACCGCCTCCAAGGAGCCGGTGAAGAACGTCGACCTGTGGCAGCGGCTGGACGCGCTGGTCAACACCGCCGGGCACAAGATCGATTGGCGCTGGGTCAAGGGCCATGCGGGCCACCCGGGCAACGAGCGCGCCGATGCCCTGGCCAACCGTGGCGTAGATTTAGCCCTGGGTAAACGGTAG